In one Amaranthus tricolor cultivar Red isolate AtriRed21 chromosome 8, ASM2621246v1, whole genome shotgun sequence genomic region, the following are encoded:
- the LOC130820460 gene encoding protein ESSENTIAL FOR POTEXVIRUS ACCUMULATION 1-like isoform X1, translated as MSARKIDLPVDPLLSTTKASLENGDEKVTLEFLDEVKDQAASENNIPLSPQWLYAKPSDAKSDVRGLNTLSLGNPSDQSQKESDKKDWRKLASENENTRRWREEERETGLLGRRDGRKTDRRVENVSVRESTESRSLPSSERSTNRNSVHDARRDTKWSSRWGPEDKEKDSRPERRTDVEKEDAHIDGQLSGSGSRDAEFRDKWRPRHRTEPTSGAPTSHRAAPGFGVDKGKLDVRNFGFTVGRGRSSGGSIVKPPLGSTSATVQVDKDEHILGKPSLSVDPFRYSRSKILDIYRVQKLDATSFCKPDLMDEVPSLTRMEAVEPLAFIAPDAEEEAILNDIWKGSIIGSGASYSPFRKGNLAEVATGTGHMDSIEENQNVFPPNIAKDAVEERPAEYAAAFNVWVTESAGPMSGAPKFSDVTITHDDNYNIKAAEIERAAFDMSSKLPDDSNSLFVSESLDDSRCNNLLYSQSVRDVNCVGDCVSPEELSLYYRDPQGEIQGPFLGVDIISWFEQGFFGADLPVRLADAPETAPFHELGDVMPHLVVQEGLGIRSDIGSKMDNLGGSAPSSEINDLSTLDCQSWQRSELDDHLNQPAHSLKVEHDIPSKHAFSDGKGHNDSSAQDEEIVFPGRPGSGDNSVARNLRSADGPIANIAGYHTHSNGAKETGMSIQKDDKLHPFGLLWSELEGNSTRHSQPVNMPSTTGMPGPLLGHSAGGVSPFSGISDQNIDETWSNFYDKAPISNSNILWDSLDAQQFSHLDQESNHRELAEHIISIQLQQQQQQQRIQQRNRLSQLSHLNDSPLDQVPGRASLHQQLANQPLSELERIVALEQQRQLELQQHLRQQQLQKIFLQEQELQARQYDQFLHAPEAGFAHSHIDPTTSLDQILMKQHLRDSQAHLHQPSRHSDPTLEQFIQAKLGHTTHQDRQAGLLEMMQHTRNEPFRSHQMLQQEQLQAQQMSMGVRHRLEMGEVRPTGSIWPVEEAEHFLRNPVGSQRAHSAAFSPPLFSPLDMLQQQEHRAKEEQLREFERNLLQERLNRGLYDPGTVSFELAMPMQGGVSGGNLELANAMARLQGLDIQDPNNHVRSAGHLGSLNSGTHTHHPHHSFLSNEFNTHHDVEGHWHDNDSRMSNDWMDSHMQQLHLHSEQQKREKLLGEDNSKRLFMELLHQKTNNQPTQPLNFNDSAPLERTPSGFFPGSSSVEPLFNFALDRDVGLASPAAVPSFVNIPDEQTQRRDEQRGGFDTSGRLSGRSNSGLVVEAESIYPGIGRNSSLIFNNADMSVSSYIDREFSEAERKKWAPKIEGLVNESAVDMSENLSKQPGVAPLDGREIQANSVNRQTSIGIAAGQGGFYNEKFGQSKSFAEEVDRMPGALSRGSENVLFKRPLVSRPFSPQDGMSDLTVDAATKGMNPPISTLDGGRRDLGSNTAVQAPDTSKKDMRFRRTNSCSDSDVSDTSFIDMLKSNAKKPPQPDAHATGASESYDATHVGKSGKKKGKKGRQIDPALLGFRVTSNRIMMGEIQRIED; from the exons ATGTCTGCTCGCAAAATTGATCTACCGGTCGATCCCCTTCTATCAACCACCAAAG CCTCTCTAGAAAATGGTGATGAAAAGGTCACATTGGAATTCCTTGATGAGGTTAAAG ATCAAGCAGCTTCTGAGAACAACATTCCACTGTCCCCGCAATGGCTCTATGCCAAACCTAGCGATGCTAAGTCG GATGTTCGTGGTCTGAACACGCTGTCTCTTGGAAATCCCAGTGATCAGTCTCAGAAGGAAAGTGACAAGAAGGACTGGAGGAAATTGGCTTCTGAAAATGAGAACACAAGACGTTGGCGTGAGGAAGAAAGGGAAACTGGCTTGCTTGGCAGAAGAGATGGCAGGAAAACAGATCGTCGCGTTGAAAATGTTTCTGTCAGGGAAAGTACCGAGTCAAGAAGTTTGCCCTCTTCTGAACGTTCAACAAATCGCAACTCTGTTCATGATGCAAGGCGTGATACCAAATGGTCTTCTAGATGGGGTCCCGAAGACAAGGAGAAGGATTCACGGCCTGAGAGGAGAACAGATGTGGAAAAGGAAGACGCTCATATCGATGGTCAATTAAGTGGAAGTGGCAGTCGTGATGCTGAATTCCGTGATAAGTGGAGACCTCGTCATAGAACAGAACCTACTTCCGGCGCACCTACTTCACACCGTGCTGCGCCTGGCTTCGGGGTTGATAAAGGAAAGCTGGATGTTCGTAATTTCGGATTTACTGTTGGAAGAGGGAGGTCAAGTGGGGGATCTATTGTAAAGCCTCCACTGGGGAGTACAAGTGCCACTGTCCAAGTTGACAAGGATGAGCATATTCTTGGGAAGCCTAGTCTTTCAGTGGATCCTTTTCGTTACTCTAGGTCGAAGATTCTTGACATCTACCGTGTTCAAAAACTTGATGCAACTTCTTTTTGCAAGCCTGATTTAATGGATGAAGTGCCCTCGTTAACCCGGATGGAGGCTGTTGAGCCATTGGCTTTCATTGCACCAGATGCTGAGGAAGAG GCAATACTTAATGATATATGGAAGGGGTCAATCATTGGCAGTGGGGCTTCTTATAGTCCATTTAGAAAGGGAAATTTAGCTGAGGTCGCCACAG GTACTGGCCACATGGATTCTATTGAAGAAAATCAGAATGTTTTTCCTCCTAATATTGCGAAGGACGCTGTTGAAG AAAGACCAGCTGAATATGCTGCAGCATTTAATGTTTGGGTCACAGAATCTGCGGGACCGATGTCAGGAGCTCCAAAATTTTCTGATGTAACAATAACCCATGATGACAATTATAATATCAAGGCTGCTGAGATTGAGCGTGCTGCTTTTGATATGAGTTCTAAACTTCCTGATGATTCAAACTCTTTGTTTGTGTCAGAATCTCTTGATGATAGCCGTTGTAACAATCTTCTGTATTCTCAGAGTGTGAGAGATGTTAATTGTGTGGGAGACTGTGTATCTCCTGAGGAGTTAAGCTTATATTACCGGGATCCTCAGGGAGAAATACAGGGTCCATTTCTTGGGGTGGACATCATTTCATGGTTTGAACAAGGTTTCTTTGGTGCTGATTTACCAGTTCGCTTGGCAGATGCTCCAGAAACTGCCCCTTTTCATGAGTTGGGTGATGTAATGCCTCACCTCGTAGTTCAAGAAGGGCTTGGTATCAGGTCAGATATTGGTTCCAAGATGGATAACCTGGGAGGGTCTGCACCTTCCAGCGAAATCAATGATTTGAGCACATTAGATTGTCAATCTTGGCAGCGGTCTGAACTGGACGATCACTTAAATCAGCCAGCTCACTCTCTAAAAGTGGAGCATGATATTCCATCGAAACATGCATTTTCTGATGGGAAAGGTCATAATGATTCTTCTGCTCAGGATGAAG AAATTGTTTTCCCTGGAAGACCAGGCAGTGGTGATAACTCTGTTGCGAGAAATTTGAGAAGTGCTGATGGGCCCATTGCAAATATTGCTGGGTATCATACCCATTCAAATGGAGCTAAAGAAACTGGCATGTCAATTCAAAAGGATGATAAGCTGCACCCTTTTGGCTTGTTGTGGTCTGAACTTGAAGGTAATTCAACCAGGCATTCCCAACCCGTAAATATGCCTTCTACCACGGGTATGCCTGGCCCTCTTTTGGGTCATTCAGCTGGTGGAGTTTCTCCTTTCAGTGGAATCTCTGATCAGAATATTGATGAAACATGGTCCAACTTTTATGACAAGGCTCCGATTTCTAATTCAAACATACTTTGGGACTCATTGGATGCCCAACAATTTTCTCACCTTGATCAAGAATCTAATCATCGTGAATTAGCTGAGCATATAATATCAATACAACttcagcagcagcagcagcagcagcgtATTCAACAAAGAAATCGGTTGTCTCAACTTTCTCACTTGAATGATTCACCTCTAGATCAAGTGCCTGGTCGAGCTTCGCTGCATCAGCAGCTGGCTAATCAACCTTTATCTGAACTTGAGCGCATTGTGGCTCTTGAGCAGCAGCGTCAGCTGGAGCTACAGCAACATTTGCGACAGCAGCAGCTTCAAAAAATTTTTCTGCAGGAGCAGGAATTACAAGCTAGACAATATGACCAGTTTCTTCATGCTCCTGAGGCTGGCTTTGCTCATTCTCACATAGATCCTACTACGAGCTTGGATCAGATTTTGATGAAGCAGCATCTTCGTGATTCACAAGCCCATTTGCACCAGCCTTCAAGGCATAGTGATCCAACTCTGGAACAGTTTATTCAAGCAAAGTTAGGCCACACAACACATCAAGATCGCCAGGCCGGTCTCTTGGAAATGATGCAGCATACTCGCAATGAACCATTTCGGTCTCATCAGATGCTTCAGCAGGAGCAGCTACAGGCACAGCAAATGTCAATGGGCGTAAGGCATCGACTGGAAATGGGGGAAGTAAGACCAACTGGCTCCATTTGGCCAGTGGAAGAAGCAGAGCATTTTCTTCGCAATCCTGTTGGTTCTCAACGAGCTCATTCTGCTGCTTTCAGCCCACCTCTATTTAGCCCTTTAGACATGCTGCAGCAGCAGGAGCACAGAGCAAAAGAGGAGCAGCTAAGAGAGTTTGAACGAAACCTTTTGCAGGAGAGACTAAATAGAGGGCTATATGATCCTGGGACGGTGTCCTTTGAACTGGCAATGCCTATGCAAGGTGGAGTTTCAGGTGGTAACTTAGAATTGGCCAATGCTATGGCCCGATTGCAGGGCTTGGATATTCAAGACCCAAACAATCATGTACGTTCTGCAGGTCATCTTGGCTCCTTAAATTCTGGCACCCATACTCATCATCCTCACCATTCTTTTCTTTCTAACGAATTCAATACACATCATGATGTTGAGGGCCATTGGCATGATAATGATAGTCGTATGTCAAATGATTGGATGGATTCACATATGCAACAGCTGCATCTTCATTCTGAGCAGCAGAAAAGAGAGAAACTACTTGGTGAAGACAACTCAAAGAGATTGTTCATGGAACTGTTGCATCAGAAAACTAACAATCAACCAACGCAACCTCTAAATTTCAATGACAGTGCACCTTTAGAGAGAACACCTTCTGGATTTTTTCCTGGGTCAAGCTCTGTAGAGCCTTTGTTTAACTTTGCCCTTGATCGTGATGTCGGTCTGGCCAGCCCCGCTGCTGTTCCATCTTTTGTTAATATTCCAGATGAGCAAACTCAACGCCGAGACGAGCAGAGGGGTGGCTTTGACACTAGTGGGAGATTGAGTGGTCGATCAAACTCTGGTTTAGTTGTAGAGGCAGAATCTATCTATCCTGGAATCGGTAGAAattcttctttgattttcaACAATGCTGATATGAGTGTAAGCTCTTACATCGACAGAGAATTCTCTGAGGCGGAGAGAAAGAAGTGGGCTCCCAAAATAGAAGGTTTGGTAAATGAATCAGCGGTGGATATGTCAGAGAATCTTTCTAAGCAACCTGGTGTTGCACCACTAGATGGAAGGGAGATACAAGCCAATTCCGTCAATAGGCAAACCTCCATTGGTATTGCTG CTGGACAAGGTGGTTTCTACAATGAAAAGTTTGGACAATCTAAGTCCTTTGCTGAAGAGGTTGATAG GATGCCTGGTGCTCTTTCCAGAGGGTCAGAAAATGTCTTGTTTAAACGTCCACTTGTTTCTCGTCCTTTCTCACCTCAAGATGGTATGTCTGATCTAACTGTTGACGCTGCCACTAAAGGAATGAACCCACCAATAAGCACTCTTGATG GCGGAAGACGAGACTTAGGAAGCAACACAGCTGTCCAAGCTCCTGATACTTCTAAAAAGGATATGCGATTCAGGCGAACTAATTCTTGTAGTGATTCCGATGTCTCTGATACATCATTCATAGACATGTTAAAGAGCAATGCTAAGAAGCCACCGCAACCTGATGCACATGCTACAGGTGCTTCGGAGTCTTATGATGCTACCCATGTTGGTAAGAGCGGGAAGAAGAAAGGAAAGAAAGGAAGGCAAATTGATCCAGCTCTTCTCGGTTTCAGGGTCACTAGCAATCGTATCATGATGGGCGAGATTCAAAGGATCGAAGATTAA
- the LOC130821319 gene encoding BAG family molecular chaperone regulator 6-like produces MDSPYFQPYFHSSSPSPYRRGTAHMRSPYNHTPTEPSRPKKVISIPVHSVDSEMKTYRSAVKIQKAFRGFWVRKTVKKILELKRQVDDVEKKLHDRGTMVLIKKDGVERLKVNEGLMSLLLKLDSVRGIDGGVRELRKGVIKKAIMLQELIDSLINDENIGDDNGETLGNSGENIDNSAETSSETLEKSEEDADNLLENSDDSSKMQVENSREFDNKTLERDGINEELDCANSMQIESHPSRAESRECVVDETVEQNSELTEASKEEENHGVHENCEAGEGNTMNESMDEQWLIISDHKEEKDKKEKLLEKMAEDNQKLMTMMEDLCKKNSLQTKLIFSLSQRVDQLEKAMNDRLRKKKKSNVPPN; encoded by the coding sequence ATGGATTCTCCATATTTCCAACCATACTTCCATTCTTCCTCACCTTCACCGTACCGCCGTGGTACTGCACACATGAGATCACCATACAATCACACTCCAACGGAGCCGTCTCGTCCAAAGAAGGTAATTTCAATTCCTGTACACTCTGTTGATTCGGAGATGAAGACCTACAGATCAGCGGTGAAGATCCAGAAAGCTTTTCGAGGGTTTTGGGTCAGGAAAACCGTGAAGAAGATTCTAGAATTGAAGCGACAGGTTGATGATGTGGAGAAGAAGCTTCACGACAGAGGAACTATGGTGTTGATTAAGAAAGATGGTGTAGAAAGGTTGAAGGTTAATGAGGGTTTAATGAGTTTGTTATTAAAGCTTGATTCTGTTCGAGGTATTGATGGTGGTGTCAGGGAGTTGCGTAAGGGGGTGATTAAGAAGGCGATCATGTTGCAGGAGTTGATCGATTCTttgataaatgatgaaaatatcGGTGATGATAATGGTGAAACCCTAGGAAATTCGGGTGAAAATATTGATAATTCTGCGGAAACTAGTAGTGAAACCCTAGAAAAATCTGAAGAGGACGCTGATAATTTGTTGGAGAATTCTGATGATTCGAGTAAAATGCAAGTGGAAAATTCTCGAGAATTCGACAATAAAACCCTAGAAAGAGATggaataaatgaagaattagaTTGTGCAAACTCAATGCAAATTGAGTCTCATCCTTCTCGTGCTGAATCCCGGGAATGTGTTGTTGATGAAACAGTGGAACAAAACTCCGAATTAACTGAAGCaagcaaagaagaagaaaaccaTGGAGttcatgaaaattgtgaagctGGAGAAGGAAATACCATGAATGAATCCATGGATGAACAATGGcttattataagtgatcataaAGAGGAGAAAGATAAGAAGGAGAAATTGTTAGAGAAAATGGCGGAAGataatcaaaagttgatgacAATGATGGAGGATTTGTGCAAGAAAAATTCTTTGCAGACTAAATTGATTTTTTCATTGTCACAGAGGGTTGATCAATTGGAGAAGGCTATGAATGATAGGTTAAGGAAGAAAAAGAAGTCTAATGTACctcctaattaa
- the LOC130820460 gene encoding protein ESSENTIAL FOR POTEXVIRUS ACCUMULATION 1-like isoform X2, whose protein sequence is MSARKIDLPVDPLLSTTKDQAASENNIPLSPQWLYAKPSDAKSDVRGLNTLSLGNPSDQSQKESDKKDWRKLASENENTRRWREEERETGLLGRRDGRKTDRRVENVSVRESTESRSLPSSERSTNRNSVHDARRDTKWSSRWGPEDKEKDSRPERRTDVEKEDAHIDGQLSGSGSRDAEFRDKWRPRHRTEPTSGAPTSHRAAPGFGVDKGKLDVRNFGFTVGRGRSSGGSIVKPPLGSTSATVQVDKDEHILGKPSLSVDPFRYSRSKILDIYRVQKLDATSFCKPDLMDEVPSLTRMEAVEPLAFIAPDAEEEAILNDIWKGSIIGSGASYSPFRKGNLAEVATGTGHMDSIEENQNVFPPNIAKDAVEERPAEYAAAFNVWVTESAGPMSGAPKFSDVTITHDDNYNIKAAEIERAAFDMSSKLPDDSNSLFVSESLDDSRCNNLLYSQSVRDVNCVGDCVSPEELSLYYRDPQGEIQGPFLGVDIISWFEQGFFGADLPVRLADAPETAPFHELGDVMPHLVVQEGLGIRSDIGSKMDNLGGSAPSSEINDLSTLDCQSWQRSELDDHLNQPAHSLKVEHDIPSKHAFSDGKGHNDSSAQDEEIVFPGRPGSGDNSVARNLRSADGPIANIAGYHTHSNGAKETGMSIQKDDKLHPFGLLWSELEGNSTRHSQPVNMPSTTGMPGPLLGHSAGGVSPFSGISDQNIDETWSNFYDKAPISNSNILWDSLDAQQFSHLDQESNHRELAEHIISIQLQQQQQQQRIQQRNRLSQLSHLNDSPLDQVPGRASLHQQLANQPLSELERIVALEQQRQLELQQHLRQQQLQKIFLQEQELQARQYDQFLHAPEAGFAHSHIDPTTSLDQILMKQHLRDSQAHLHQPSRHSDPTLEQFIQAKLGHTTHQDRQAGLLEMMQHTRNEPFRSHQMLQQEQLQAQQMSMGVRHRLEMGEVRPTGSIWPVEEAEHFLRNPVGSQRAHSAAFSPPLFSPLDMLQQQEHRAKEEQLREFERNLLQERLNRGLYDPGTVSFELAMPMQGGVSGGNLELANAMARLQGLDIQDPNNHVRSAGHLGSLNSGTHTHHPHHSFLSNEFNTHHDVEGHWHDNDSRMSNDWMDSHMQQLHLHSEQQKREKLLGEDNSKRLFMELLHQKTNNQPTQPLNFNDSAPLERTPSGFFPGSSSVEPLFNFALDRDVGLASPAAVPSFVNIPDEQTQRRDEQRGGFDTSGRLSGRSNSGLVVEAESIYPGIGRNSSLIFNNADMSVSSYIDREFSEAERKKWAPKIEGLVNESAVDMSENLSKQPGVAPLDGREIQANSVNRQTSIGIAAGQGGFYNEKFGQSKSFAEEVDRMPGALSRGSENVLFKRPLVSRPFSPQDGMSDLTVDAATKGMNPPISTLDGGRRDLGSNTAVQAPDTSKKDMRFRRTNSCSDSDVSDTSFIDMLKSNAKKPPQPDAHATGASESYDATHVGKSGKKKGKKGRQIDPALLGFRVTSNRIMMGEIQRIED, encoded by the exons ATGTCTGCTCGCAAAATTGATCTACCGGTCGATCCCCTTCTATCAACCACCAAAG ATCAAGCAGCTTCTGAGAACAACATTCCACTGTCCCCGCAATGGCTCTATGCCAAACCTAGCGATGCTAAGTCG GATGTTCGTGGTCTGAACACGCTGTCTCTTGGAAATCCCAGTGATCAGTCTCAGAAGGAAAGTGACAAGAAGGACTGGAGGAAATTGGCTTCTGAAAATGAGAACACAAGACGTTGGCGTGAGGAAGAAAGGGAAACTGGCTTGCTTGGCAGAAGAGATGGCAGGAAAACAGATCGTCGCGTTGAAAATGTTTCTGTCAGGGAAAGTACCGAGTCAAGAAGTTTGCCCTCTTCTGAACGTTCAACAAATCGCAACTCTGTTCATGATGCAAGGCGTGATACCAAATGGTCTTCTAGATGGGGTCCCGAAGACAAGGAGAAGGATTCACGGCCTGAGAGGAGAACAGATGTGGAAAAGGAAGACGCTCATATCGATGGTCAATTAAGTGGAAGTGGCAGTCGTGATGCTGAATTCCGTGATAAGTGGAGACCTCGTCATAGAACAGAACCTACTTCCGGCGCACCTACTTCACACCGTGCTGCGCCTGGCTTCGGGGTTGATAAAGGAAAGCTGGATGTTCGTAATTTCGGATTTACTGTTGGAAGAGGGAGGTCAAGTGGGGGATCTATTGTAAAGCCTCCACTGGGGAGTACAAGTGCCACTGTCCAAGTTGACAAGGATGAGCATATTCTTGGGAAGCCTAGTCTTTCAGTGGATCCTTTTCGTTACTCTAGGTCGAAGATTCTTGACATCTACCGTGTTCAAAAACTTGATGCAACTTCTTTTTGCAAGCCTGATTTAATGGATGAAGTGCCCTCGTTAACCCGGATGGAGGCTGTTGAGCCATTGGCTTTCATTGCACCAGATGCTGAGGAAGAG GCAATACTTAATGATATATGGAAGGGGTCAATCATTGGCAGTGGGGCTTCTTATAGTCCATTTAGAAAGGGAAATTTAGCTGAGGTCGCCACAG GTACTGGCCACATGGATTCTATTGAAGAAAATCAGAATGTTTTTCCTCCTAATATTGCGAAGGACGCTGTTGAAG AAAGACCAGCTGAATATGCTGCAGCATTTAATGTTTGGGTCACAGAATCTGCGGGACCGATGTCAGGAGCTCCAAAATTTTCTGATGTAACAATAACCCATGATGACAATTATAATATCAAGGCTGCTGAGATTGAGCGTGCTGCTTTTGATATGAGTTCTAAACTTCCTGATGATTCAAACTCTTTGTTTGTGTCAGAATCTCTTGATGATAGCCGTTGTAACAATCTTCTGTATTCTCAGAGTGTGAGAGATGTTAATTGTGTGGGAGACTGTGTATCTCCTGAGGAGTTAAGCTTATATTACCGGGATCCTCAGGGAGAAATACAGGGTCCATTTCTTGGGGTGGACATCATTTCATGGTTTGAACAAGGTTTCTTTGGTGCTGATTTACCAGTTCGCTTGGCAGATGCTCCAGAAACTGCCCCTTTTCATGAGTTGGGTGATGTAATGCCTCACCTCGTAGTTCAAGAAGGGCTTGGTATCAGGTCAGATATTGGTTCCAAGATGGATAACCTGGGAGGGTCTGCACCTTCCAGCGAAATCAATGATTTGAGCACATTAGATTGTCAATCTTGGCAGCGGTCTGAACTGGACGATCACTTAAATCAGCCAGCTCACTCTCTAAAAGTGGAGCATGATATTCCATCGAAACATGCATTTTCTGATGGGAAAGGTCATAATGATTCTTCTGCTCAGGATGAAG AAATTGTTTTCCCTGGAAGACCAGGCAGTGGTGATAACTCTGTTGCGAGAAATTTGAGAAGTGCTGATGGGCCCATTGCAAATATTGCTGGGTATCATACCCATTCAAATGGAGCTAAAGAAACTGGCATGTCAATTCAAAAGGATGATAAGCTGCACCCTTTTGGCTTGTTGTGGTCTGAACTTGAAGGTAATTCAACCAGGCATTCCCAACCCGTAAATATGCCTTCTACCACGGGTATGCCTGGCCCTCTTTTGGGTCATTCAGCTGGTGGAGTTTCTCCTTTCAGTGGAATCTCTGATCAGAATATTGATGAAACATGGTCCAACTTTTATGACAAGGCTCCGATTTCTAATTCAAACATACTTTGGGACTCATTGGATGCCCAACAATTTTCTCACCTTGATCAAGAATCTAATCATCGTGAATTAGCTGAGCATATAATATCAATACAACttcagcagcagcagcagcagcagcgtATTCAACAAAGAAATCGGTTGTCTCAACTTTCTCACTTGAATGATTCACCTCTAGATCAAGTGCCTGGTCGAGCTTCGCTGCATCAGCAGCTGGCTAATCAACCTTTATCTGAACTTGAGCGCATTGTGGCTCTTGAGCAGCAGCGTCAGCTGGAGCTACAGCAACATTTGCGACAGCAGCAGCTTCAAAAAATTTTTCTGCAGGAGCAGGAATTACAAGCTAGACAATATGACCAGTTTCTTCATGCTCCTGAGGCTGGCTTTGCTCATTCTCACATAGATCCTACTACGAGCTTGGATCAGATTTTGATGAAGCAGCATCTTCGTGATTCACAAGCCCATTTGCACCAGCCTTCAAGGCATAGTGATCCAACTCTGGAACAGTTTATTCAAGCAAAGTTAGGCCACACAACACATCAAGATCGCCAGGCCGGTCTCTTGGAAATGATGCAGCATACTCGCAATGAACCATTTCGGTCTCATCAGATGCTTCAGCAGGAGCAGCTACAGGCACAGCAAATGTCAATGGGCGTAAGGCATCGACTGGAAATGGGGGAAGTAAGACCAACTGGCTCCATTTGGCCAGTGGAAGAAGCAGAGCATTTTCTTCGCAATCCTGTTGGTTCTCAACGAGCTCATTCTGCTGCTTTCAGCCCACCTCTATTTAGCCCTTTAGACATGCTGCAGCAGCAGGAGCACAGAGCAAAAGAGGAGCAGCTAAGAGAGTTTGAACGAAACCTTTTGCAGGAGAGACTAAATAGAGGGCTATATGATCCTGGGACGGTGTCCTTTGAACTGGCAATGCCTATGCAAGGTGGAGTTTCAGGTGGTAACTTAGAATTGGCCAATGCTATGGCCCGATTGCAGGGCTTGGATATTCAAGACCCAAACAATCATGTACGTTCTGCAGGTCATCTTGGCTCCTTAAATTCTGGCACCCATACTCATCATCCTCACCATTCTTTTCTTTCTAACGAATTCAATACACATCATGATGTTGAGGGCCATTGGCATGATAATGATAGTCGTATGTCAAATGATTGGATGGATTCACATATGCAACAGCTGCATCTTCATTCTGAGCAGCAGAAAAGAGAGAAACTACTTGGTGAAGACAACTCAAAGAGATTGTTCATGGAACTGTTGCATCAGAAAACTAACAATCAACCAACGCAACCTCTAAATTTCAATGACAGTGCACCTTTAGAGAGAACACCTTCTGGATTTTTTCCTGGGTCAAGCTCTGTAGAGCCTTTGTTTAACTTTGCCCTTGATCGTGATGTCGGTCTGGCCAGCCCCGCTGCTGTTCCATCTTTTGTTAATATTCCAGATGAGCAAACTCAACGCCGAGACGAGCAGAGGGGTGGCTTTGACACTAGTGGGAGATTGAGTGGTCGATCAAACTCTGGTTTAGTTGTAGAGGCAGAATCTATCTATCCTGGAATCGGTAGAAattcttctttgattttcaACAATGCTGATATGAGTGTAAGCTCTTACATCGACAGAGAATTCTCTGAGGCGGAGAGAAAGAAGTGGGCTCCCAAAATAGAAGGTTTGGTAAATGAATCAGCGGTGGATATGTCAGAGAATCTTTCTAAGCAACCTGGTGTTGCACCACTAGATGGAAGGGAGATACAAGCCAATTCCGTCAATAGGCAAACCTCCATTGGTATTGCTG CTGGACAAGGTGGTTTCTACAATGAAAAGTTTGGACAATCTAAGTCCTTTGCTGAAGAGGTTGATAG GATGCCTGGTGCTCTTTCCAGAGGGTCAGAAAATGTCTTGTTTAAACGTCCACTTGTTTCTCGTCCTTTCTCACCTCAAGATGGTATGTCTGATCTAACTGTTGACGCTGCCACTAAAGGAATGAACCCACCAATAAGCACTCTTGATG GCGGAAGACGAGACTTAGGAAGCAACACAGCTGTCCAAGCTCCTGATACTTCTAAAAAGGATATGCGATTCAGGCGAACTAATTCTTGTAGTGATTCCGATGTCTCTGATACATCATTCATAGACATGTTAAAGAGCAATGCTAAGAAGCCACCGCAACCTGATGCACATGCTACAGGTGCTTCGGAGTCTTATGATGCTACCCATGTTGGTAAGAGCGGGAAGAAGAAAGGAAAGAAAGGAAGGCAAATTGATCCAGCTCTTCTCGGTTTCAGGGTCACTAGCAATCGTATCATGATGGGCGAGATTCAAAGGATCGAAGATTAA
- the LOC130821780 gene encoding auxin-responsive protein SAUR36-like — translation MEGLHEKRKKGSILKKTWERCKSFSHGQTQKGVTQTSPLTITPSPNHPMVKSKSWSNFFPTTPLSPRVEKWVGSKTNLRAIPMSPKGCLSVYVGPDKQRFVLKIEYTNHPLFRMLLEEAELEYGFHSEGPLLLPCEVDTFIKILYEMDPSDEYDDQMNTNTSRCRFPRNRSSYRLLNPSRRLVA, via the coding sequence ATGGAGGGATTGCATGAAAAGAGAAAGAAGGGTAGTATATTAAAGAAGACATGGGAAAGATGCAAGTCATTTAGCCATGGTCAAACACAAAAGGGTGTTACTCAAACTAGTCCCCTTACAATAACACCATCACCAAACCATCCAATGGTGAAGAGCAAGTCATGGTCAAATTTTTTCCCCACAACTCCACTTAGCCCGCGAGTTGAAAAATGGGTCGGATCCAAAACCAACTTGAGGGCAATACCTATGTCACCTAAGGGTTGTTTATCGGTTTATGTAGGACCCGATAAACAAAGATTTGTGCTCAAAATTGAATATACAAATCATCCGCTTTTTAGGATGTTGCTTGAAGAAGCTGAATTAGAATATGGGTTTCATAGCGAGGGTCCATTGTTACTCCCGTGTGAAGTTGACACGTTCATTAAGATTTTATATGAAATGGATCCAAGTGATGAATATGATGATCAAATGAACACCAACACTTCACGGTGTCGGTTCCCAAGAAATCGTAGCTCGTACCGTCTCCTCAACCCATCAAGAAGATTGGTCGCTTGA